A genomic region of Terriglobales bacterium contains the following coding sequences:
- a CDS encoding response regulator transcription factor, whose translation MWILVVENEAPMGELLRQGLEEENHAVTLARDGMEGLHAAKTSSFDAIVLDVMMPGMDGFEVARRLRAAGQQVPIIMLTARDSAADIVKGLDAGADDYLTKPFSLTVLLARLRAISRRAAQPSMPTLHIDDLVLDPASREVTRGGQKINLTATEFRVLEFLLRRAGRAASRSSIIEAVWGFEEEIESNTVDAYIKLLRDKIDNKRERKLIQTVRGYGYILREEV comes from the coding sequence GTGTGGATACTGGTAGTAGAAAATGAAGCCCCAATGGGCGAGTTGCTGCGGCAAGGGCTTGAAGAGGAAAACCACGCGGTAACGCTGGCGCGAGACGGCATGGAAGGACTCCATGCCGCCAAGACCAGCAGCTTCGATGCGATTGTGCTCGATGTGATGATGCCCGGCATGGATGGCTTCGAAGTCGCCCGCCGCCTGCGGGCCGCCGGTCAACAGGTTCCCATCATTATGCTGACGGCGCGTGATTCCGCCGCGGACATCGTCAAGGGCTTGGACGCAGGGGCCGACGATTACCTGACGAAACCCTTCTCTTTGACTGTTCTTCTCGCCCGGTTGCGGGCCATCTCCCGGCGCGCGGCACAGCCATCCATGCCGACCTTGCACATTGATGATCTGGTGCTTGATCCTGCCTCACGTGAAGTGACTCGTGGCGGTCAGAAGATCAACCTCACGGCAACAGAATTTCGTGTTCTGGAATTTTTGCTGCGCCGGGCAGGCAGGGCCGCCTCACGCTCATCCATCATCGAAGCCGTGTGGGGGTTTGAAGAGGAGATCGAATCCAATACAGTGGATGCATACATCAAGTTATTGCGCGACAAAATTGACAACAAGCGCGAGCGGAAATTGATCCAGACCGTGCGAGGTTACGGCTACATCCTGCGGGAAGAAGTATGA